A genomic segment from Pseudomonadota bacterium encodes:
- a CDS encoding RidA family protein: MSTDSIVLADKAKPRGKYPHARRVGDLIFVSGTSSRRADNSIAGASVDAMGTTALDIRVQTRAVLDNIDAVLSKFDAGLADVVDITSFLVNMNDFGGYNEVYGEYFDFDGPARTTVAVHQLPHPHLLIEIKAVAWKPQR; this comes from the coding sequence ATGAGCACCGACAGCATCGTTCTCGCCGACAAGGCCAAGCCGCGCGGCAAGTACCCCCACGCCCGACGCGTCGGCGATCTTATTTTCGTGTCGGGTACCAGTTCACGGCGCGCCGACAACAGCATCGCCGGCGCGAGTGTCGATGCCATGGGCACCACGGCGCTCGACATCCGCGTGCAGACCCGTGCCGTGCTCGACAACATCGACGCCGTACTCTCGAAGTTCGACGCCGGCCTCGCCGACGTGGTCGACATCACCAGCTTCCTGGTCAACATGAACGACTTCGGCGGCTACAACGAGGTCTACGGCGAATATTTCGATTTCGATGGCCCGGCGCGCACCACGGTCGCCGTGCATCAATTGCCGCATCCGCACCTGTTGATTGAAATCAAGGCCGTGGCCTGGAAGCCGCAACGCTGA
- a CDS encoding tRNA U-34 5-methylaminomethyl-2-thiouridine biosynthesis protein: protein MRKGEIIAGYLAPHPPHLVYGENPPQNEPRSQGGWEALRWAYERARLTLEELKPDVLLVHSPHWITQQGHHFLGVSHLAGKSVDPIFPNLFRYRFELDVDVELAEACAAEGARLGLTTKMMRNPGFRVDYGTITTLHMMRPQWDIPVVGISANNSPYYLSTEEGLEEMEILGRATRAAIEATGRRAVLLASNTLCHYHFHEEPEPPEDMSKEHPENMAGYLWDMRIIELLRRGRVKETFELLPKFIDEAFAEVKSGAFTWMFAAMGYPELAGELHGYGTVIGTGNAVMEWNLVKAGLARAA from the coding sequence ATGCGCAAGGGTGAAATCATCGCGGGCTATCTCGCGCCCCATCCGCCCCACCTCGTCTACGGCGAAAATCCGCCGCAGAACGAGCCGCGCTCGCAGGGCGGCTGGGAAGCCCTGCGCTGGGCCTACGAGCGCGCGCGCCTCACGCTGGAGGAACTCAAGCCCGACGTGCTGCTGGTGCATTCACCGCACTGGATCACTCAGCAAGGCCATCACTTCCTGGGGGTGTCGCATCTCGCCGGCAAGTCGGTCGACCCGATCTTTCCCAATCTCTTCCGTTACCGCTTCGAGCTCGATGTAGATGTCGAACTGGCGGAGGCCTGCGCGGCGGAAGGTGCGCGACTGGGCCTGACGACCAAGATGATGCGCAATCCTGGCTTTCGCGTCGACTACGGCACCATCACCACCTTGCACATGATGCGCCCGCAGTGGGACATCCCGGTGGTCGGCATTTCGGCCAACAACTCGCCCTACTATCTCTCGACCGAGGAAGGCTTGGAGGAGATGGAGATTCTCGGGCGTGCCACGCGCGCCGCCATCGAAGCGACGGGCCGCCGCGCGGTGCTGCTGGCGTCCAACACGCTGTGCCATTACCACTTCCACGAAGAGCCCGAGCCGCCGGAAGACATGTCCAAGGAGCATCCGGAGAACATGGCGGGCTACCTGTGGGACATGCGCATCATCGAGCTCCTGCGCCGTGGCCGCGTCAAGGAAACCTTCGAACTGCTGCCGAAGTTCATCGATGAAGCGTTCGCCGAAGTGAAGTCCGGCGCCTTCACCTGGATGTTCGCGGCCATGGGCTACCCGGAGCTGGCCGGCGAACTGCACGGCTACGGCACGGTGATTGGTACCGGCAACGCCGTGATGGAATGGAACCTCGTCAAGGCCGGCCTCGCGCGCGCCGCCTGA